One Fuerstiella marisgermanici DNA window includes the following coding sequences:
- a CDS encoding sulfatase family protein: MKTNFCTLLALIIGVLTSHRCSAETPNIVVIMADDLGYGDVSCYGATELQTPHIDQLAKEGVRFTNGYCSASTCTPTRYSLLTGTYAFRGERTGIAPPNSPAIIQPGTETVASLLKKAGYATGVVGKWHLGLGGPGGPDWNGDLKPGPLEIGFDTCFLLPTTNDRVPQVYVHDHRVPNLDPADPLWVGQKKPSPDHPTGKTHRDTLKMDWSHGHNSTIHNGISRIGFYTGGHAARFRDEDLADKWVEKSNEFMEAHKDEPFFLFFSSHDIHVPRMPHERFQGKTKLGFRGDAIVELDWCVGEVMKTLDRLSLAEKTLVVFCSDNGPVLDDGYKDGAIEKNGSHRAAGPFSGGKYSVYEGGTRTPFVTRWIGRIKPGVSDEMVCTIDLAASLAALTKQPLPNDACLDSFDVSGALLGQASAKGRDHLVQQDNGSRGTFGLRSGKWKLHRYQNKTARNVRVEQELANTKVPMHQLFDLSEDEAEKQNVLDEHPQVAARLQKQLDAIIENGRSRD; the protein is encoded by the coding sequence ATGAAAACTAACTTCTGTACTTTATTGGCTCTTATCATTGGCGTTCTAACCTCACACCGTTGTTCGGCAGAAACGCCCAACATCGTTGTCATCATGGCCGACGATTTGGGATACGGTGATGTGTCCTGTTATGGAGCGACCGAGCTGCAGACACCGCACATTGATCAGTTGGCAAAAGAAGGGGTGCGGTTCACAAATGGCTATTGTTCGGCGTCAACCTGCACGCCAACTCGCTACTCACTGCTGACGGGAACTTATGCCTTTCGCGGTGAACGAACGGGAATTGCGCCGCCGAATTCTCCGGCGATCATTCAGCCCGGAACAGAAACGGTGGCGTCGTTGTTGAAGAAGGCGGGCTATGCCACGGGCGTAGTTGGAAAGTGGCACTTGGGACTCGGCGGTCCCGGCGGGCCGGACTGGAATGGTGACCTGAAGCCCGGGCCGCTGGAGATCGGCTTTGACACTTGCTTTCTATTGCCGACGACAAACGACCGAGTGCCTCAGGTCTATGTTCACGACCATCGCGTGCCGAACCTCGACCCAGCCGATCCGTTGTGGGTAGGGCAGAAGAAGCCGAGTCCCGATCATCCCACCGGGAAAACTCATCGCGACACGCTCAAGATGGATTGGTCGCACGGACACAATTCCACCATTCACAATGGCATCAGCCGAATCGGGTTCTACACGGGCGGCCATGCGGCACGTTTTCGAGACGAAGATCTGGCGGATAAGTGGGTCGAAAAATCCAATGAGTTCATGGAAGCTCACAAGGATGAACCGTTCTTTCTGTTCTTCAGCAGCCACGACATTCACGTACCGCGCATGCCACATGAACGTTTCCAGGGCAAAACGAAACTCGGCTTTCGAGGTGACGCGATCGTGGAACTGGATTGGTGCGTGGGTGAGGTCATGAAGACACTCGACCGACTGAGCCTCGCCGAAAAGACGTTGGTCGTATTCTGTTCAGACAATGGCCCCGTACTGGACGATGGCTACAAGGATGGAGCGATCGAAAAGAATGGTAGCCACCGAGCAGCCGGGCCGTTTTCCGGCGGCAAGTACAGCGTGTACGAGGGTGGAACCCGCACACCGTTTGTTACTCGCTGGATAGGGCGTATCAAACCGGGAGTCAGCGACGAAATGGTGTGTACCATTGACCTCGCAGCCAGTCTTGCTGCACTGACCAAACAACCATTGCCGAACGACGCGTGCCTGGACAGTTTCGATGTGTCAGGTGCATTGCTGGGTCAAGCATCGGCGAAAGGTCGCGATCACCTTGTCCAACAGGACAACGGAAGCCGTGGCACGTTCGGTCTGCGATCAGGCAAGTGGAAGCTGCACCGCTATCAGAATAAGACAGCTCGCAATGTTCGTGTCGAGCAGGAACTGGCGAACACCAAAGTACCGATGCACCAGCTGTTTGACCTGTCGGAAGATGAGGCTGAAAAGCAAAACGTGCTGGACGAACATCCGCAAGTGGCGGCCAGGCTACAAAAGCAACTGGACGCGATTATTGAGAACGGTCGCAGCCGGGACTGA